A single Sphingomonas sp. IW22 DNA region contains:
- a CDS encoding RNA degradosome polyphosphate kinase, giving the protein MTRPVRPNFEESHDGEAFAEPSTGRYFNRELSWLAFNRRVMEEACNTAHPLLERLRFLSISGSNFDEFFMVRVAGLKGQQVQGVELRSIDGLTPTQQLSAIVAEAGRLADSQQSIWRDLRSLMAGSGISVLYAGDIDGEEAEWLDRHFREQIFPILTPQALDPAHPFPFIPNKGSSVIFDLVRKADGQAIRELVLLPSTLPRFVRLPGDAACYVPIEEMLKRFAPQLFPGYEVKGAAAFRILRDSDIELEEEAEDLVLYFRTAIKRRRRGRVIRLEMETAITAELEAVLKEELGGSEAILTEKGSFLGIGDLAALVDEDRPDLKFPPFSPRFPERIREYGGDCFAAIRAKDIVVHHPYETFDVVLAFLKQAAADPDVVAIKQTLYRAGKQSAVISALIAAAEAGKSVTAVVELKARFDEEQNLLWADALERAGVQVVYGFIDWKTHAKVSMVVRREGAEFRTYCHFGTGNYHPITARIYTDLSFFTADPALGRDAAQLFNYVTGYVEPQGLEQLRMSPRDLRPSLMALIDREIAFARAGKPAGLWAKMNSLVDPAIIEKLYEASGAGVEIDLIVRGICCLRPGVPGMSDHIRVKSIVGRFLEHSRIWAFGNGKKLPNDDARVFISSADWMPRNFDRRVEYMLPVTNPTVHDQVLDQVMVANLLDSEQSWELQPDGIYERDEPGAKPFNLHRYFMTNPSLSGRGAALESRGAVPKLKLRRPAVASVPPAPPPAQDLDPA; this is encoded by the coding sequence ATGACCCGGCCCGTCCGCCCCAATTTTGAAGAATCCCATGATGGTGAGGCCTTTGCCGAGCCGTCGACCGGACGTTACTTCAATCGTGAGCTGTCATGGCTGGCCTTCAACCGCCGCGTGATGGAGGAGGCGTGCAACACCGCCCATCCATTGCTGGAGCGGCTGCGGTTCCTGTCGATTTCCGGCTCGAACTTCGACGAATTCTTCATGGTCCGCGTGGCAGGCCTGAAGGGGCAGCAGGTTCAGGGTGTCGAACTGCGTTCGATCGACGGATTGACGCCGACCCAGCAATTATCAGCCATCGTGGCAGAGGCCGGGCGCCTTGCTGATTCCCAGCAGTCGATCTGGCGCGACCTGCGTTCGCTGATGGCCGGTTCGGGGATCAGCGTGCTGTACGCGGGCGATATCGACGGTGAGGAAGCCGAGTGGCTGGACCGGCATTTCCGTGAGCAGATTTTCCCGATCCTGACGCCGCAAGCGCTGGACCCCGCCCATCCGTTTCCCTTCATCCCGAACAAGGGCTCCAGCGTCATTTTCGACCTAGTGCGAAAGGCTGACGGACAGGCAATCCGCGAACTGGTGCTGTTGCCCTCCACCCTTCCGCGCTTCGTCCGCCTGCCGGGGGATGCCGCCTGCTATGTCCCGATCGAGGAGATGCTCAAGCGTTTCGCGCCGCAGCTTTTCCCCGGCTACGAGGTGAAGGGCGCCGCCGCATTCCGCATCCTGCGCGACAGCGATATCGAGCTGGAGGAAGAGGCCGAGGATCTGGTCCTGTATTTCCGTACCGCCATCAAAAGGCGGCGGCGCGGGCGCGTCATCCGTCTGGAAATGGAAACCGCCATTACCGCTGAGCTTGAGGCGGTGTTGAAGGAGGAACTTGGCGGCAGCGAGGCGATCCTGACCGAAAAGGGCAGCTTCCTGGGCATTGGCGATTTGGCGGCTTTGGTCGATGAGGATCGCCCGGACCTGAAATTCCCGCCCTTCTCGCCACGCTTCCCTGAACGAATTCGCGAATATGGCGGCGATTGCTTTGCCGCAATCCGGGCCAAGGACATCGTTGTTCACCACCCGTATGAAACATTCGACGTGGTGCTGGCCTTCCTGAAGCAGGCTGCCGCCGACCCGGATGTCGTGGCGATCAAGCAGACGCTGTATCGTGCGGGCAAACAATCGGCGGTAATCAGCGCGCTGATCGCCGCCGCGGAGGCCGGAAAGTCCGTCACCGCGGTCGTCGAATTGAAGGCGCGCTTTGACGAGGAGCAGAACCTGCTGTGGGCCGACGCGCTGGAGCGTGCGGGCGTCCAGGTCGTCTATGGCTTCATCGACTGGAAGACCCACGCCAAGGTGTCGATGGTCGTCCGGCGTGAGGGTGCGGAGTTTCGCACCTATTGCCACTTCGGAACGGGTAATTATCACCCGATCACGGCGCGCATCTATACCGACCTGAGCTTCTTTACCGCCGATCCGGCGCTTGGGCGCGATGCGGCGCAACTGTTCAACTACGTCACTGGCTATGTCGAGCCGCAGGGGCTGGAACAGTTGAGGATGAGTCCGCGCGACCTCCGGCCCAGCTTGATGGCGCTGATCGACAGGGAAATCGCCTTTGCCCGCGCGGGCAAGCCTGCGGGGCTGTGGGCCAAGATGAACTCGCTGGTCGATCCGGCGATCATCGAAAAGCTGTACGAGGCAAGCGGCGCGGGGGTGGAAATCGACCTGATCGTGCGTGGCATCTGTTGCCTGCGGCCTGGCGTGCCGGGCATGTCGGACCATATCCGCGTCAAGTCGATCGTCGGCCGTTTCCTGGAACACAGCCGAATCTGGGCGTTCGGCAACGGCAAGAAGCTGCCCAATGACGATGCGCGCGTGTTCATTTCCTCTGCCGACTGGATGCCGCGCAATTTCGACCGCCGGGTGGAATATATGCTGCCGGTTACCAACCCGACGGTCCACGATCAGGTGCTGGATCAGGTGATGGTCGCCAATCTGCTGGACAGCGAGCAAAGCTGGGAATTGCAGCCCGACGGCATTTACGAGCGGGATGAACCGGGCGCCAAGCCGTTCAACCTCCACCGCTATTTCATGACCAATCCGTCGCTGTCGGGGCGTGGTGCTGCGCTGGAATCGCGGGGCGCCGTGCCCAAGCTCAAGCTGCGGCGGCCTGCCGTGGCATCCGTGCCGCCAGCCCCGCCGCCCGCGCAGGATCTGGACCCGGCGTGA
- a CDS encoding chromosomal replication initiator DnaA, which produces MSQLRLPLQRPEGARRDEFIVGEANASVVHHLEHWGTWPVMAALLVGPRKSGRSLIARLFAQRADGRMIDDAHRVAETDIFHAWNMAQADRKPLLIIADHAPPEWNIRLPDLRSRLAATPVLRIDEPDDALFVDLLRYQFDRRELFAGDEVIAWILKRVDRTYLSLMRVVDALDDAAHEAERGRISIPLARPALQARGLLVQGAGELRREEA; this is translated from the coding sequence ATGAGCCAGCTTCGCCTGCCGCTCCAACGTCCCGAAGGAGCGCGCAGAGACGAGTTCATCGTCGGCGAGGCGAATGCCAGCGTCGTCCATCACCTCGAACATTGGGGCACCTGGCCGGTCATGGCGGCGCTGCTGGTCGGTCCGCGAAAGTCGGGCCGCAGCCTGATCGCCCGGCTGTTTGCGCAGCGGGCAGACGGACGGATGATCGACGACGCCCACCGCGTTGCGGAAACCGATATCTTCCATGCCTGGAACATGGCGCAGGCGGATCGCAAGCCGTTGTTGATCATCGCCGACCATGCGCCGCCGGAGTGGAACATCCGTCTGCCCGACCTGCGTTCCCGACTGGCCGCGACGCCGGTTCTGCGGATTGATGAGCCGGACGATGCGCTGTTCGTCGATCTGCTGCGCTATCAGTTCGATCGGCGCGAGCTGTTCGCGGGGGACGAGGTGATCGCCTGGATTCTGAAGCGCGTCGACCGCACCTATCTGTCGCTGATGCGCGTCGTCGATGCGCTGGACGATGCCGCGCATGAGGCGGAGCGCGGGCGTATTTCGATCCCGCTTGCGCGCCCGGCCTTGCAAGCACGGGGTCTGCTGGTCCAAGGGGCAGGGGAACTTCGGCGCGAGGAAGCATGA
- a CDS encoding heavy-metal-associated domain-containing protein: MAMIAAGAAMTLAIGASRAQDGSGSFEVSGVTVDVSGRDADAARDGGWRLAQRKGWSMLSQRLTGKAGSLPDSGLDSLVTGIVVEHEEIGPNRYIARLGVLFNRNRAAEILGVSGFMTRSPPLLVVPTMRSGGVETTFERDNAWVAAWGRFRTGNTTIDYIRPAGNGPDALLMNAGLTGRPGRGWWRNVLDQYGATDVLIPQVTLYRQWPGGPVIGVFRAGHGPDNQEIARFSLRVANADGIGALLDTGVRRIDEAYQAALRGGVLRTDPLLEFVPPVAEEEASGLPEEIPVIEGGEAMMPSAPVASVTLQFETPGVGAVSAAETSVRAIPGVRSAVTSSLALGGLSLMRVEYAGDPAALAAALQSRGWQVEGSGSTLRIVRSGAPNAAPAEAPPRE, translated from the coding sequence ATGGCGATGATTGCCGCCGGCGCTGCGATGACGCTGGCGATCGGTGCGTCGCGCGCGCAGGACGGGTCGGGCAGCTTCGAGGTTTCGGGCGTCACCGTCGATGTATCTGGGCGCGATGCCGATGCTGCTCGTGACGGCGGATGGCGGCTGGCCCAGCGAAAGGGCTGGTCGATGCTGTCGCAGCGGCTGACCGGCAAGGCGGGCAGCCTGCCCGATTCGGGGCTCGATTCGCTGGTGACGGGCATCGTCGTCGAACATGAGGAAATCGGCCCGAACCGCTATATCGCGCGGCTGGGCGTACTGTTCAATCGTAACCGCGCCGCAGAGATTCTGGGCGTCAGCGGCTTCATGACGCGATCACCGCCGCTGCTGGTCGTGCCGACCATGCGTTCGGGTGGGGTCGAAACGACCTTTGAGCGCGACAATGCCTGGGTGGCGGCATGGGGCCGGTTCCGCACCGGCAATACCACGATCGACTATATCCGCCCCGCCGGTAACGGGCCGGACGCGCTGTTGATGAACGCCGGACTGACCGGGCGACCGGGGCGGGGCTGGTGGCGTAACGTGTTGGACCAATATGGCGCGACCGACGTGCTGATCCCGCAGGTTACGCTGTATCGCCAATGGCCAGGTGGCCCGGTGATCGGCGTCTTCCGCGCGGGGCATGGCCCCGACAATCAGGAAATCGCGCGGTTCAGCCTGCGCGTCGCCAATGCCGATGGTATCGGCGCGCTGCTCGACACCGGCGTGCGGCGAATCGACGAAGCCTATCAGGCGGCGTTGCGCGGCGGCGTGCTGCGCACCGATCCGCTGCTCGAATTCGTGCCCCCCGTGGCTGAGGAAGAGGCGTCCGGCCTGCCCGAAGAAATCCCGGTGATCGAGGGTGGAGAGGCGATGATGCCGTCCGCGCCGGTCGCCAGCGTGACGCTTCAGTTCGAAACGCCGGGCGTTGGTGCGGTCAGCGCGGCGGAAACGTCGGTCCGCGCGATTCCCGGCGTGCGATCCGCCGTGACCAGCAGCCTCGCGCTGGGAGGCTTGTCGCTGATGCGCGTGGAGTATGCGGGCGATCCCGCTGCGCTGGCCGCCGCGCTGCAATCGCGCGGGTGGCAGGTTGAAGGAAGCGGCAGCACGCTTCGCATCGTGCGCTCTGGCGCCCCCAACGCCGCGCCTGCTGAGGCGCCGCCCCGCGAATGA
- the purM gene encoding phosphoribosylformylglycinamidine cyclo-ligase, with protein MSEPTSYTYAQAGVSIDAGNALVRAIGPLARATRRPGADADLGGFGGIFDLKAAGFNDPLLVAANDGVGTKLKLAIEHDAHDGVGVDLVAMCANDLIVQGAEPLFFLDYYASGKLDNAVAERVIAGIAEGCRQAGCALIGGETAEMPGMYADGDYDLAGFCVGAVERDALLTGRDIAAGDVVLGLGSTGVHSNGYSLVRRLAADKGWKLDRPALFDQDVLMIDALMAPTRIYVKSLLPLVRAKAIKGLAHITGGGLLENIPRVLPDGAHARIDATAWEQPRLMAFLQAQGAIEPEEMARTFNCGIGMVAIVGAEQADSVAESLRAAGESVHRIGAIQAGARGCTVAGDAGTWSARAAWEATHLHG; from the coding sequence ATGAGCGAGCCAACCTCCTATACCTATGCCCAGGCGGGCGTTTCGATCGACGCGGGCAATGCGCTGGTGCGCGCCATCGGCCCCTTGGCACGGGCGACGCGGCGTCCGGGTGCCGATGCGGACCTTGGCGGGTTCGGCGGCATTTTCGACCTGAAGGCCGCCGGGTTCAACGACCCGCTGCTGGTGGCGGCCAATGACGGCGTCGGCACCAAGCTGAAACTGGCGATCGAGCATGACGCGCATGACGGCGTCGGCGTCGATCTGGTCGCGATGTGCGCCAACGACCTGATCGTTCAGGGGGCGGAGCCGCTGTTCTTCCTCGATTATTACGCCAGCGGAAAGCTGGACAATGCCGTCGCAGAGCGCGTGATCGCGGGCATTGCAGAGGGGTGCCGTCAGGCGGGTTGCGCGCTGATCGGCGGCGAAACGGCCGAAATGCCGGGCATGTATGCCGATGGCGACTACGACCTTGCCGGCTTCTGCGTCGGCGCGGTGGAACGCGACGCGCTGCTGACCGGGCGCGACATTGCCGCGGGCGACGTGGTGTTGGGCTTGGGTTCGACGGGCGTGCATTCCAACGGCTATTCGCTGGTCCGCCGCCTTGCCGCCGACAAGGGGTGGAAGCTGGATCGCCCCGCCCTGTTCGATCAGGACGTGCTGATGATCGACGCGCTGATGGCGCCGACGCGCATCTATGTAAAAAGCCTGCTGCCGCTGGTGCGGGCAAAGGCGATCAAGGGGTTGGCGCACATTACCGGCGGCGGCTTGCTGGAAAACATCCCGCGCGTCCTGCCTGACGGCGCTCATGCACGTATCGACGCGACCGCGTGGGAACAGCCGCGTCTGATGGCCTTTCTTCAGGCACAGGGCGCGATCGAGCCTGAGGAGATGGCCCGCACCTTCAACTGCGGCATCGGCATGGTCGCCATCGTCGGTGCCGAGCAGGCCGATTCGGTGGCCGAATCGCTGCGCGCCGCCGGAGAAAGCGTCCATCGAATCGGCGCAATCCAAGCGGGTGCGCGTGGCTGCACCGTGGCGGGCGATGCCGGCACCTGGTCCGCCCGCGCCGCATGGGAAGCGACCCACCTGCATGGCTGA
- the purN gene encoding phosphoribosylglycinamide formyltransferase — protein MAERTRVAVLLSGRGSNMQSLVAASRAPDARYDIVLVASDKPEAPGLTWAAGQGIATFAASPKGRPKAEFEGEIDAALRAAGVELIALAGYMRLLSPAFVAAWAGRILNIHPSLLPKYKGLDTHARAIAAGDTVAGASVHLVTEALDDGPVIGQTQVPVMADDTADTLAARVLVAEHALYPAALNGFLSAR, from the coding sequence ATGGCTGAACGCACGCGCGTGGCCGTGCTGTTGTCGGGGCGCGGTTCGAACATGCAGTCACTGGTCGCCGCATCGCGTGCGCCCGACGCACGCTATGACATCGTACTGGTAGCCAGCGACAAGCCCGAAGCGCCGGGCCTCACATGGGCGGCCGGCCAAGGCATCGCGACTTTTGCCGCGTCGCCGAAGGGCCGTCCAAAGGCAGAGTTCGAGGGCGAGATCGACGCCGCCCTCCGCGCAGCCGGGGTCGAGCTGATCGCATTGGCGGGCTACATGCGCCTGCTGTCGCCCGCATTCGTCGCCGCATGGGCGGGGCGCATTCTGAACATTCACCCTTCGCTGCTGCCCAAATACAAGGGCCTCGACACCCATGCCCGCGCCATTGCGGCGGGCGACACAGTGGCGGGCGCGTCGGTGCATCTGGTGACGGAAGCGCTGGATGACGGCCCCGTCATCGGCCAGACGCAAGTGCCGGTAATGGCTGACGATACCGCCGATACGCTGGCTGCGCGCGTGCTGGTTGCAGAACACGCGTTGTATCCGGCGGCGCTGAATGGCTTTCTTTCGGCTCGCTAG
- a CDS encoding D-alanyl-D-alanine carboxypeptidase family protein, translating to MALRLAWVGRVGEGALLLTLASCAPAPGPVPVSIPNPTPPPVIALPAASPPVLVAPRRPPVALCERGTVAPGVDGRLLNHFPYPEMPATALVPAPAALGDESCRVHPAMLNDLNRLIAAADADPAVRGQLRAVSCRRSVAFQAQTFCAGILSGRSRGFADRAWASAPPGHSEHATGYAIDFGTRDRRGCPDADACFAATAMGKWLLANASRYGFELSFPAGNQQRVKWEPWHWRWVGADASAPGAEAARRTFATARSRFPARPGIQGGPR from the coding sequence ATGGCGCTTCGCCTAGCATGGGTGGGGCGCGTGGGGGAGGGGGCGTTGCTGCTTACGCTCGCATCCTGCGCGCCTGCGCCCGGCCCTGTGCCGGTGAGCATTCCGAATCCCACCCCGCCGCCCGTCATTGCGCTGCCTGCCGCGTCGCCGCCCGTACTGGTGGCGCCGAGGCGCCCGCCGGTGGCGTTATGCGAGCGCGGAACGGTGGCGCCGGGTGTCGACGGACGCCTGCTCAATCACTTTCCCTATCCCGAAATGCCGGCCACCGCCTTGGTCCCCGCGCCCGCCGCGCTGGGCGACGAAAGTTGTCGGGTTCATCCGGCGATGCTGAACGACCTCAACCGGCTGATCGCCGCTGCCGATGCCGACCCGGCGGTACGTGGGCAATTACGGGCGGTGTCGTGTCGGCGCAGCGTGGCGTTTCAGGCGCAGACCTTTTGCGCGGGCATCCTGTCCGGGCGCTCGCGCGGCTTCGCCGACCGGGCATGGGCATCGGCCCCGCCGGGGCACAGCGAGCACGCAACCGGCTATGCGATCGATTTCGGCACGCGCGACCGGCGCGGCTGTCCCGACGCCGACGCCTGCTTTGCCGCGACGGCGATGGGCAAGTGGCTGCTGGCCAATGCGTCCCGATACGGGTTCGAACTATCCTTTCCCGCAGGAAACCAGCAGCGGGTGAAGTGGGAGCCGTGGCACTGGCGCTGGGTCGGCGCCGACGCGTCGGCGCCCGGCGCCGAAGCGGCGCGGCGGACCTTTGCGACGGCGCGCAGCCGGTTTCCGGCGCGGCCGGGTATTCAAGGCGGTCCCCGGTAA
- a CDS encoding RluA family pseudouridine synthase — MTAAPHLADRVLFIDGEALILDKPAGLPVDTPRDRSISVEAMLDDLTFGFKRAPLPVHRLDRDTSGCLLLSRNPKSHKRFQQVFEAGLASKRYLAVLDGVPATERGTIDLALAKVSSAEAGWRIVPKQSGKRAVTHWEILCVENGRALVAFVPETGRTHQIRVHAASGIGVPIVGDAVYGRGASSGMLLHAARLSIPREGKASVEAESPLPQRFAAAGFGEG; from the coding sequence ATGACCGCTGCACCCCATCTGGCCGACCGCGTATTGTTCATTGATGGCGAAGCGCTGATTCTCGACAAGCCCGCCGGGCTGCCGGTTGACACCCCGCGTGACCGTTCGATCAGCGTCGAGGCAATGCTGGATGACCTGACCTTCGGCTTCAAGCGCGCGCCCCTTCCCGTTCATCGGCTCGACCGCGATACCAGCGGTTGCCTGCTCCTGTCGCGCAACCCCAAGTCGCACAAGCGGTTCCAGCAGGTTTTCGAAGCAGGGCTGGCGTCGAAACGGTATCTGGCCGTGCTGGACGGCGTGCCAGCGACCGAGCGCGGCACCATCGACCTTGCGCTGGCAAAGGTATCGAGCGCGGAGGCAGGCTGGCGCATCGTGCCCAAGCAAAGCGGCAAGCGCGCCGTTACGCATTGGGAGATCCTGTGCGTCGAAAATGGCCGGGCGCTGGTCGCCTTTGTCCCGGAGACCGGCCGCACGCACCAGATCCGCGTCCATGCGGCCAGCGGCATCGGCGTGCCGATCGTGGGGGATGCCGTTTATGGCCGGGGCGCTTCGAGCGGCATGCTGCTCCACGCCGCGCGCCTGTCGATCCCGCGTGAGGGCAAGGCGTCTGTGGAGGCCGAATCACCCTTGCCACAGCGTTTCGCCGCTGCCGGTTTCGGCGAGGGATAG
- a CDS encoding LysR substrate-binding domain-containing protein, giving the protein MHLPDFEAWAMFACVVEHRSFSAAAQTLGVSKATVSKAISRLEARLGTALFHRTSRRLTLTDSGRALAEQAQRILAEGQAAEEQALESARAPTGLVRLAAPMTFGVRHVAPALADFMLAHPGIEVDLHLSDARVDIVAEGIDIALRIADLPDSSLRARRLSAVSSHVVASPGYLERHGTPTHPAQLADHACFGYTNIANPTWTFQGPGGEQAAVRVVGPLSTNNGEAMVPALKAGVGIARLPDFIVDPEIKKGELVKILNDWRAPPVALHLLTPPSARRPARVELLISWLSERFRNICDPGDTGPGFRGTVD; this is encoded by the coding sequence ATGCACCTGCCCGACTTCGAAGCCTGGGCAATGTTTGCCTGCGTTGTCGAGCACCGCTCATTCAGCGCCGCCGCCCAGACGCTTGGCGTCAGCAAAGCGACCGTTTCCAAGGCGATCAGCCGGCTTGAGGCGCGACTGGGCACGGCGCTGTTCCATCGCACCTCCCGCCGCCTGACGCTGACCGACAGCGGGCGCGCGCTGGCCGAACAGGCGCAACGCATTCTGGCTGAAGGACAGGCGGCAGAGGAACAGGCGCTCGAAAGCGCGCGCGCACCCACCGGGCTGGTCCGGCTGGCGGCGCCGATGACCTTTGGCGTGCGCCATGTCGCGCCGGCACTGGCCGATTTCATGCTCGCGCATCCGGGGATCGAGGTCGACCTGCACCTTTCCGACGCGCGGGTCGATATTGTGGCAGAGGGGATCGACATCGCCCTGCGTATCGCGGACCTGCCCGACAGTTCACTTCGCGCCCGGCGATTATCCGCTGTCAGCTCGCATGTGGTCGCCAGCCCCGGCTATCTCGAACGCCACGGTACGCCGACCCACCCCGCGCAACTGGCCGACCATGCATGCTTCGGCTATACCAACATCGCAAACCCCACCTGGACATTTCAAGGGCCTGGTGGTGAGCAGGCCGCGGTGCGCGTGGTGGGACCGCTATCCACCAACAATGGCGAAGCGATGGTTCCCGCGTTGAAAGCGGGAGTCGGTATTGCACGGCTGCCCGACTTCATCGTCGATCCCGAAATAAAAAAAGGTGAATTGGTGAAGATTCTGAACGACTGGCGCGCGCCGCCTGTCGCACTTCACTTGCTCACACCGCCCAGTGCGCGACGCCCTGCGCGCGTGGAATTGTTGATTTCGTGGTTGTCCGAACGCTTTCGTAACATCTGTGATCCAGGTGATACGGGTCCGGGATTCCGTGGGACTGTCGATTAG
- the ctrA gene encoding response regulator transcription factor CtrA: MRVLLIEDEPNTAKAIELMLETEGFNVYSTDLGEEGVDLGKLYDYDIILLDLNLPDMHGYDVLKKLRVARVQTPVLILSGIAEMDSKVRSFGFGADDYVTKPFHREELIARIHAVVRRSKGHSQSVIKTGKLSVNLDAKTVEVGGARVHLTGKEYAMLELLSLRKGTTLTKEMFLNHLYGGMDEPELKIIDVFICKLRKKLSMASDSDNYIETVWGRGYVLRDPDEVKEAQVA, encoded by the coding sequence ATGCGCGTATTGCTGATCGAGGACGAACCGAACACCGCCAAGGCGATCGAGCTGATGCTCGAGACGGAGGGGTTCAACGTCTACTCGACTGATCTTGGCGAGGAGGGTGTCGACCTCGGCAAGTTGTACGATTACGACATCATCCTGCTCGATCTGAACCTGCCAGACATGCATGGTTACGACGTGCTGAAGAAACTGCGCGTCGCACGGGTGCAGACGCCGGTTCTGATCCTGTCGGGCATTGCCGAAATGGATTCGAAGGTGCGCAGCTTTGGCTTTGGCGCCGATGACTATGTGACCAAGCCCTTCCATCGCGAAGAATTGATCGCGCGCATCCATGCGGTTGTGCGCCGGTCCAAGGGTCACTCGCAGTCGGTTATCAAGACGGGCAAGCTGTCGGTCAATCTTGACGCCAAGACGGTCGAGGTTGGCGGCGCGCGCGTGCACCTGACCGGCAAGGAATATGCGATGCTTGAGCTGCTGTCGCTGCGCAAGGGCACGACGCTGACCAAGGAAATGTTCCTGAACCACCTGTATGGCGGGATGGACGAACCGGAACTGAAGATCATCGACGTGTTCATCTGCAAGCTTCGCAAGAAGCTGTCGATGGCCAGCGACAGCGACAATTATATCGAGACTGTCTGGGGTCGCGGTTATGTCCTGCGCGACCCGGATGAGGTCAAGGAAGCGCAGGTCGCCTGA